Genomic segment of Malus domestica chromosome 15, GDT2T_hap1:
CAATAATCATGCActaaacatattaaaaaaaacggAGGAGAAAAACATGTGGGATCCAACGACtttcttttaattaaaaattactcAAATATGAGAAACAGAAAGCAATTGATGCAACTTAACTGCAATAGAAATCAATAGCTTAAAGTCTTAAAAGGGATCAAATCGAGGGCACTAATCTCTCTTGAGTCTTGATTCATCAAATAACGACCATAATCCACCGTAGATTTGGAGATCCGTACACCATCATCATCATGATCACAAATCTTTCTTGGAGCTGCCATAACTCTTGTGATGGAAGTCCATGAACAAAGCCAAAAGGGAAACATAGAAAAAAATGTTAAAGCACCAACCCCATATCCCAGAGCAACCAGCAGAGCGATTGAAATGGTAGATGAGCATCCAAACcaacccaacaaagcttgacaTGAACTGAAATATTTGAAACTCCGTCACCCTCCTCTTCCACTTTGGCCTGGCCCCGAGCGCAGCCAACAAGTAGTAGGTATACATAACCACGTGAACCGTCCCATTTGCTACTATCACCGCCGGGAACAGAGACTGCGACGTGTGGAGCCAAATGTAGCACATGACCAGCACCATCGTGTGGTGGTAGACATGGAGGAATGTCAGACGCTGAAAACTCCCGCTGAGGATGATCAGGAACGTATCCACGAACTCGTAGATTTTTGAGAGGTAGAAGATGTACGCCCAGAAGAAGAGGGGACCAGTTGGCGGGGTTTTGGGCGGCAAACAGATAATCCAGAAGGGGTAGGGCGCGTAGGAGAAGATGGAGACTAAGGAACCGACGGCCATGACGagggagaggaggaggaggttgaGGTTGTGGAAGGCGGTGATGGGTTTGAGGCGGCGGGGTTTGATGAGCGGGAGAGGGAGGTGGGAGAGGAGGAAAGTGAGGGCAAGGTAGGAAATGATGGTGAGAGTGAGGAAAAGCGGGGTGGAGGCCGGTGTTTCTCCAGGGatccatgagaagtggaggatGACCGGGTGCTTCACCAGCCAATACTGGAAGGTACTTGAGATGTTGAGGTTCATGTTGAGGTCCATGTTTCCACCCTCGGCTATCTGTCGAGTAGTAGCGGTGACGGTGGTGACTGGCGGTCACGGTGGTCGAATACAGTAGTGAACGAGACCAAAACAAGGAAGGAGGGGGAGAGAGTTGAGACCCTAAAGGTAGGTTTTGGGGAGGAGTGGTGTGTGTTGAAGTGCGGGAAGCAAATAGAATGGGTGATGGCTGAAGTTTCGGAAGAGGCAAAATTTAACTATCATTTTACAAGTAAGGCCCACCAGTGCAGTTGGCAGCTCTGCAAGCTGGCTGCAGTAAAACCCCACAGTAAGAAACCTGaaccaactctctctctctctctctctctctctgaactcTGAAGTGCCATTTATTTCTGTATGTGATAATTGCAAAACCCTAGCTAACAAACCAGTTTTTCCACCAAGTAAAATAAAGAGAGAATGGAACGGGGCATGTGGAAGTAGCTAGTAGCTAGTTTCAAACTTTTAATGCGTTTGTGGGGAAGGAGGGGTGGTCTTTCACTCTcccactctctcactctctcactctctcactctctcacacTTTCACTTGCTAATTATCTGCTTTTTCCTCAGAAGCATGCATGTAGTGGTTGACACACTTGACACTTTTAGTTGAGTGAGAGTAATGTCCATAATCCTACCTTTTCTACTTCTATTTTTGCGTAATTGGATTTCTGGAGATTTCTGTGTATTGTGCCCATTTTATGAATCAAACCCTATGCATCCATCAAATCCCTCTCACCAATtcaaaactaacaaaattaatatcCAAAGTAAAGTAAGTGTCATCGTCATGTGGTTTGTTGTTAACAAACTAATTTAGCTCAACCCATAATACAAAGTTTCTTGATCCCTTCTAGCAATTTTGGAACGTTTTGGGTCATGAGCCATGATTACTTTTGTTCGTTCTTCTTCTATGGGAAAATTTTCTATGATACAACGGACTACTCAACGTTAGATTTGAACTTGGAGATTCAACAACGGTTGAAAAGAAGGAAGTTGGGAAAAGAagaagggtaatgctagagagactaaatttgcaaactaaattatgAGTTACCAATATGAATGAGCATGTTTATCAATGTTTAAGtgataaaccaatcatcaacttctatgtcctttagttttcaaaactttatctacaaatttagtctccttagTATTACCCAAAAAAGAAACTCGGC
This window contains:
- the LOC103428935 gene encoding uncharacterized protein; protein product: MDLNMNLNISSTFQYWLVKHPVILHFSWIPGETPASTPLFLTLTIISYLALTFLLSHLPLPLIKPRRLKPITAFHNLNLLLLSLVMAVGSLVSIFSYAPYPFWIICLPPKTPPTGPLFFWAYIFYLSKIYEFVDTFLIILSGSFQRLTFLHVYHHTMVLVMCYIWLHTSQSLFPAVIVANGTVHVVMYTYYLLAALGARPKWKRRVTEFQIFQFMSSFVGLVWMLIYHFNRSAGCSGIWGWCFNIFFYVSLLALFMDFHHKSYGSSKKDL